One part of the Glycine max cultivar Williams 82 chromosome 14, Glycine_max_v4.0, whole genome shotgun sequence genome encodes these proteins:
- the LOC100809905 gene encoding glutamate synthase [NADH], amyloplastic isoform X1, which produces MSNALSFTLPALNNPQLNALNSPNKARLRHGLRIRVVASCIERKRFLGTRVRPSGSDRIWLLQSGRVPKLRVAVRSAFSAVPEKPLGLYDPAMDKDSCGVGFVAELSGESSRKTVTDALEMLVRMTHRGACGCEANTGDGAGILVALPHVFYQEVVDFELPPQGKYAVGMLFLPKSEKRREESKKMFSKVAESLGHTILGWRSVPTDNAGLGKSALQTEPVIEQVFLTPSAKSKVDLERQMYILRKLSMAAITSALNLQNDGITDFYICSLSSRTVVYKGQLTPAQLRDYYFADIGNERFTSYMALIHSRFSTNTFPSWDRAQPMRVLGHNGEINTLRGNVNWMKAREGLLKCKELGLSENELKKLLPIVDANSSDSGAFDGVLEFLLHSGKSLPEAVMMMIPEAWQNDKNMDSQRKAFYEYFSALMEPWDGPALISFTDGHYLGATLDRNGLRPGRFYVTHSGRVIMASEVGVVDIPPEDVRRKGRLNPGMMLLVDFEKHIVVNDDALKEQYSLARPYEDWLKRQKIELKDIVNSVDESERVPPPIAGVAPLSNDDADMENMGIHGLLAPLKAFGYTVESLEMLLLPMAKDGVEALGSMGNDTPLAVMSKREKLTFEYFKQMFAQVTNPPIDPIREKIVTSMQCMVGPEGDLTEITEEQCNRLSLKGPLLSTEEMEAIKKLNYKGWRSKVIDITYSKECGKRGLEEALDRICAEAHHGISEGYTTLVLSDRAFSKKRVAVSSLLAVGAVHQHLVKNLERTRVALIVESAEPREVHHFCTLVGFGADAICPYLAVDAIWRLQVDGKIPPKASGEFHSKDELVKKYFKASNYGMMKVLAKMGISTLASYKGAQIFEALGLSSEVIAKCFAGTPSRVEGATFEMLARDAFQLHELAFPSWVFSPGSAEAVALPNPGDYHWRKGGEVHLNDPLAMAKLQEAARTNSVDAYKQYSKLIHELNKACNLRGLLKFKETAVKIPIDEVEPASEIVKRFCTGAMSYGSISLEAHTALAMAMNKMGGKSNTGEGGEQPSRMEPLPNGSMNPKRSAIKQVASGRFGVSSYYLTNADELQIKMAQGAKPGEGGELPGHKVIGDIAVTRNSTAGVGLISPPPHHDIYSIEDLAQLIHDLKNANPAARISVKLVSEAGVGIIASGVVKGHADHVLISGHDGGTGASRWTGIKNAGLPWELGLAETHQTLVANDLRGRTVLQTDGQLKTGRDVAIATLLGAEEFGFSTAPLITLGCIMMRKCHKNTCPVGIATQDPVLREKFAGEPEHVINFFFMVAEEMREIMSQLGFRTVNEMVGHSDMLEFDKDVVKSNEKLENIDLSLLLRPAAELRPEAAQYCVQKQDHGLDMALDNKLISLSNAALEKGLPVYIETPIYNVNRAVGTMLSHEVTKRYHLAGLPTDTIHVRFTGSAGQSFGAFLCPGITLELEGDSNDYVGKGLSGGKIVVYPPKESNFDPKENIVIGNVALYGATCGEAYFNGMAAERFCVRNSGAKAVVEGVGDHGCEYMTGGTVVVLGKTGRNFAAGMSGGIAYVLDVDGKFQSRCNLELADLDKVEEEEDILALRMLIQQHQRHTNSLLAKEVLDDFENLLPKFIKVFPREYKRVLASMKSEETSKDALVHAAKDDQDDEAQAVEKDAFEELKKLVMASLNEEPSQAESPKRPSRVTGAIKHRGFVAYEREGVQYRDPNVRMTDWKEVMEETKPGPLLKTQSARCMDCGTPFCHQENSGCPLGNKIPEFNELVYQNRWREALERLLETNNFPEFTGRVCPAPCEGSCVLGIIENPVSIKSIECAIIDKAFEEGWMVPRPPVKRTGKRVAIVGSGPSGLAAADQLNKMGHTVTVYERADRIGGLMMYGVPNMKTDKVDIVQRRVNLMAEEGIDFVVNANVGHDPLYTLDRLRGENDAIVLTVGATKPRDLPVPGRELSGVHFAMEFLHANTKSLLDSNLQDGNYISAKGKKVVVIGGGDTGTDCIGTSIRHGCSSVVNLELLPQPPPTRAPSNPWPQWPRIFRVDYGHQEAAAKFGKDPRSYEVLTKRFIGDENGVVKGLEVIRVCWEKDETGKFQFKEIEGSEEIIEADLVLLAMGFLGPESTIAEKLGVERDNRSNFKADYGRFSTNVKGVFAAGDCRRGQSLVVWAISEGRQAAAQVENYLIKEDQDHRNQDGLVKRQQGLNMKQQGSNKHTVMT; this is translated from the exons ATGTCGAACGCGCTGTCGTTTACGCTCCCGGCTCTCAACAACCCTCAGCTAAACGCTTTGAATAGCCCTAACAAGGCGCGTCTGCGCCACGGCCTGAGAATCCGGGTTGTTGCGTCGTGCATAGAGAGGAAGAGGTTCTTGGGGACCCGGGTGCGGCCAAGTGGGTCGGACAGGATCTGGTTGCTGCAGTCGGGTCGGGTGCCGAAGCTGAGGGTGGCGGTGCGGTCGGCATTCTCGGCGGTGCCGGAGAAGCCGCTGGGGCTGTATGATCCGGCGATGGACAAGGACTCGTGCGGGGTCGGGTTCGTGGCGGAGTTGTCTGGCGAGAGCAGCCGCAAAACG GTGACGGACGCGCTGGAAATGTTGGTGCGGATGACGCACAGAGGTGCATGCGGATGCGAAGCCAACACTGGAGATGGTGCCGGCATTCTTGTGGCTCTGCCTCATGTCTTTTACCAGGAg GTTGTGGATTTTGAGCTTCCTCCGCAAGGAAAATATGCAGTTGGCATGCTTTTCTTGCCGAAGTCTGAGAAACGAAGGGAGGAAAGCAAAAAAATGTTTAGCAAG GTTGCTGAATCTCTGGGGCACACGATTCTTGGATGGCGGTCTGTGCCTACTGATAATGCAGGATTGGGAAAATCGGCCCTGCAGACTGAACCAGTGATTGAACAGGTGTTTCTTACACCAAGTGCTAAATCAAAAGTTGATTTGGAAAGACAG ATGTACATATTAAGGAAGCTCAGCATGGCTGCTATTACATCTGCATTAAACCTCCAAAATGATGGCATTACAGATTTCTACATCTGTTCACTTTCATCTAG GACTGTTGTTTACAAAGGTCAGCTAACACCAGCTCAGCTGAGGGATTATTACTTTGCAGATATTGGCAATGAAAGGTTTACGAGCTACATGGCCCTG ATACACTCACGGTTTTCTACAAATACTTTCCCTAGCTGGGATCGTGCTCAACCTATGCGTGTATTGGGACACAACGGAGAAATCAACACACTCAGAGGCAATGTTAACTG GATGAAGGCACGTGAGGGTTTACTCAAATGCAAGGAGCTTGGTTTATCAGAGAATGAATTAAAGAAGCTTTTGCCTATTGTGGATGCAAATTCGTCAGATTCAG GAGCTTTTGATGGTGTGCTTGAGTTTTTGCTTCATTCGGGAAAAAGTCTTCCTGAAGCTGTTATGATGATGATTCCTGAAGCATGGCAAAATGACAAGAACATGGATTCTCAGCGTAAAGCATTCTATGAATACTTCTCAGCTCTCATGGAGCCATGGGATGGGCCAGCTCTTATATCAT TTACTGATGGTCACTATCTTGGAGCTACATTGGATAGGAATGGACTGCGACCAGGCCGTTTCTATGTCACCCATAGTGGACGAGTTATTATGGCAAGTGAAGTTGGGGTTGTAGACATTCCACCAGAAGATGTGCGTAGGAAAGGAAGACTAAATCCTGGTATGATGCTGTTGGTTGATTTTGAGAAGCATATAGTCGTAAATGATGATGCCTTGAAAGAACAGTACTCTTTGGCAAGACCTTACGAGGATTGGCTCAAAAGGCAGAAAATTGAACTCAAAGACATCGTTAACTCTGTTGATGAATCTGAAAGAGTGCCGCCACCCATAGCAGGAGTTGCTCCA CTATCCAATGATGATGCGGATATGGAAAATATGGGAATTCATGGTTTATTGGCTCCATTGAAAGCTTTTGG ATATACAGTTGAATCATTGGAAATGCTATTACTTCCTATGGCCAAGGATGGCGTAGAAGCCCTAGGGTCAATGGGAAATGATACTCCATTGGCTGTCATGtctaaaagagaaaaactcaCTTTCGAGTATTTCAAGCAaatgtttgctcaagtgacaaACCCTCCTATCGATCCTATTAGAGAGAAAATAGTCACTTCTATGCAATGTATGGTTGGTCCAGAAGGTGATCTGACAGAAATCACTGAGGAGCAATGTAACCGGCTTTCACTAAAAGGTCCTCTTTTATCCACTGAAGAAATGGAAGCCATTAAAAAACTGAATTATAAGGGATGGCGCAGCAAAGTTATAGACATAACTTACTCAAAGGAATGTGGTAAGAGAGGGTTGGAGGAAGCCTTGGACAGGATTTGTGCAGAAGCACACCATGGAATTAGTGAAGGCTACACCACTCTTGTGCTGTCTGATAGAG CCTTCTCAAAGAAACGTGTTGCTGTGAGCTCCCTCCTTGCTGTTGGTGCTGTCCATCAACATCTTGTTAAAAATCTTGAGCGCACTAGAGTTGCCTTAATAGTTGAATCTGCTGAGCCACGTGAAGTGCACCATTTCTGCACACTTGTTGGTTTTGGTGCTGATGCTATATGCCCGTATTTGGCAGTAGATGCAATTTGGCGACTGCAGGTTGATGGAAAGATCCCACCAAAAGCAAGTGGTGAATTTCACTCAAAAGATGAGTTGGTCAAGAAGTATTTCAAAGCAAGCAACTATGGAATGATGAAGGTTCTGGCCAAGATGGGAATATCAACTTTGGCATCATACAAAGGTGCTCAGATTTTTGAAGCATTGGGTCTTTCGTCGGAAGTGATTGCAAAGTGCTTTGCTGGGACTCCAAGTCGAGTTGAGGGTGCAACGTTCGAGATGCTTGCTCGTGATGCTTTTCAACTACATGAGTTGGCTTTTCCTTCTTGGGTTTTCTCTCCTGGAAGTGCAGAAGCTGTTGCTTTGCCAAATCCTGGGGATTATCACTGGAGAAAAGGTGGTGAAGTTCACCTGAATGATCCACTTGCTATGGCAAAGCTTCAAGAGGCTGCCAGAACTAACAGTGTAGATGCATATAAACAATATTCCAAGCTCATTCATGAATTGAACAAGGCTTGCAATTTGCGTGGGCTTCTGAAATTTAAAGAGACAGCAGTTAAGATTCCTATTGATGAAGTGGAGCCTGCTAGTGAAATAGTTAAACGGTTTTGCACTGGGGCCATGAGTTATGGGTCAATATCATTGGAGGCACACACAGCATTAGCAATGGCTATGAATAAAATGGGAGGGAAATCCAACACAG GTGAGGGAGGGGAGCAACCATCTCGTATGGAGCCTCTTCCTAATGGCTCAATGAATCCCAAAAGGAGTGCCATTAAGCAAGTGGCTAGTGGGAGATTTGGAGTTTCAAGTTACTACCTTACAAATGCTGATGAACTGCAGATAAAAATGGCCCAG GGAGCAAAACCTGGTGAGGGAGGTGAACTTCCTGGCCACAAGGTTATAGGAGACATTGCTGTCACTAGGAATTCAACTGCTGGGGTAGGACTTATCAGTCCACCTCCCCATCATGATATTTATTCAATCGAAGACCTTGCCCAGCTAATTCATGATCTTAAG AATGCCAACCCAGCTGCTCGGATTAGTGTGAAGTTGGTATCGGAAGCTGGAGTGGGGATAATTGCTAGTGGAGTTGTTAAAGGCCATGCCGACCATGTATTGATCTCAGGTCATGATGGAGGTACTGGGGCTTCCAGATGGACTGGCATAAAGAATGCCGGGCTGCCTTGGGAACTTGGCCTGGCTGAGACCCACCAAACTTTGGTTGCTAATGATCTACGTGGTCGCACAGTCCTCCAAACTGATGGGCAACTGAAAACCGGGAGAGATGTGGCCATAGCCACTCTTCTTGGTGCAGAAGAGTTTGGTTTCAGTACTGCTCCGCTCATCACTCTTGGCTGCATCATGATGCGGAAGTGCCACAAGAACACTTGTCCAGTTGGCATTGCTACACAAGATCCAGTACTTAGAGAGAAGTTTGCTGGAGAACCTGAGCATGTTATCAACTTCTTTTTTATGGTAGCAGAGGAAATGAGAGAAATTATGTCCCAGCTTGGGTTTAGAACAGTTAATGAGATGGTTGGCCATTCCGATATGCTTGAATTTGATAAGGACGTTGTTAAGAGCAATGAAAAACTAGAGAACATTGACCTCTCTCTATTGCTTAGACCTGCAGCTGAACTGCGGCCAGAAGCTGCTCAATACTGTGTGCAAAAACAGGATCATGGTTTGGACATGGCCTTGGATAATAAGCTCATAAGTCTGTCTAATGCTGCTTTGGAAAAGGGTCTTCCAGTATACATTGAAACTCCAATCTATAATGTTAACCGTGCTGTGGGAACTATGCTTAGCCATGAGGTGACTAAACGGTACCACCTAGCTGGTCTTCCAACTGATACCATCCATGTTAGATTTACTGGCAGTGCAGGCCAGAGCTTTGGTGCATTCCTCTGTCCTGGTATCACTTTGGAACTTGAAGGTGATAGCAATGACTATGTTGGTAAAGGATTATCTGGTGGCAAGATTGTAGTGTATCCTCCAAAAGAAAGTAACTTTGACCCTAAGGAGAACATTGTGATTGGTAATGTTGCACTGTACGGGGCGACATGTGGGGAGGCTTATTTCAATGGGATGGCAGCAGAAAGATTTTGTGTGCGTAATTCTGGAGCTAAGGCTGTAGTAGAAGGTGTTGGTGATCATGGGTGTGAGTACATGACTGGTGGGACTGTTGTTGTGCTTGGTAAAACTGGTAGAAACTTTGCTGCAGGTATGAGTGGTGGGATTGCTTATGTTCTTGATGTGGATGGAAAATTCCAATCTCGATGCAACTTGGAACTTGCAGATCTAGATAAggttgaagaggaagaggacattCTTGCACTTAGAATGTTGATACAGCAGCATCAACGTCACACAAATAGTCTGCTAGCCAAAGAAGTGCTTGATGATTTTGAGAATCTTCTTCCTAAATTTATCAAGGTGTTCCCTAGGGAGTATAAACGTGTTCTTGCAAGTATGAAGTCTGAGGAAACCTCCAAAGATGCATTGGTGCATGCTGCTAAAGACGACCAAGATGATGAAGCACAAGCAGTGGAGAAGGATGCTTTTGAAGAGCTTAAGAAACTGGTGATGGCATCTTTGAATGAGGAACCGAGTCAG GCTGAATCACCCAAGAGGCCAAGTcgagtcactggtgccattaaACATAGAGGGTTTGTTGCTTATGAGCGGGAGGGTGTTCAGTATAGGGATCCTAATGTTCGCATGACTGATTGGAAGGAAGTGATGGAGGAGACAAAGCCTGGTCCCCTACTGAAAACACAGTCAGCCCGTTGCATGGACTGTGGTACTCCTTTCTGTCATCAG gaaaattctggatgtcctcttGGAAATAAAATACCAGAATTTAACGAGTTAGTATACCAAAATAGATGGCGTGAAGCATTAGAGAGGCTTCTTGAAACAAATAACTTTCCAGAGTTTACTGGTCGGGTGTGCCCAGCACCTTGTGAAGGTTCTTGTGTCCTTGGTATTATTGAGAATCCCGTATCCATTAAAAGCATTGAATGTGCCATCATAGACAAGGCTTTTGAGGAGGGTTGGATGGTGCCACGACCTCCAGTCAAGAGAACTGG GAAAAGAGTAGCCATCGTTGGAAGTGGACCATCTGGCTTGGCAGCTGCTGATCAGCTAAATAAAATGGGTCATACAGTAACCGTGTATGAAAGAGCTGATAGGATAGGAGGGCTTATGATGTATGGGGTTCCCAACATGAAAACTGACAAAGTGGATATAGTTCAACGGCGAGTAAATCTTATGGCTGAAGAGGGAATAGATTTTGTGGTAAATGCTAATGTTGGACATGATCCTTTATACACTCTTGATCGGCTTCGAGGGGAAAACGACGCCATTGTCTTGACTGTAGGAGCTACAAAACCTAG GGATCTTCCTGTACCTGGTCGGGAGCTGTCAGGAGTTCATTTTGCCATGGAGTTTCTCCATGCAAACACTAAAAGCTTGCTTGATAGCAATCTCCAGGATGGTAACTACATTTCTGCCAAGGGCAAGAAAGTTGTGGTCATTGGTGGGGGTGACACTGGCACAGATTGCATAGGAACATCCATTCGTCATGGTTGTAGTAGCGTTGTAAATCTTGAACTCCTTCCTCAGCCACCACCAACTAGGGCTCCCAGCAATCCATGGCCTCAG TGGCCTCGCATATTCCGTGTAGATTATGGTCACCAAGAGGCTGCAGCCAAATTTGGCAAAGATCCAAGATCGTACGAGGTACTAACTAAGAGGTTTATCGGAGATGAAAATGGAGTTGTCAAAGGACTTGAAGTGATTCGTGTTTGCTGGGAGAAAGATGAAACTGGAAAGTTTCAGTTTAAGGAAATTGAGGGATCGGAGGAGATTATTGAGGCTGACCTAGTTTTACTAGCCATGGGATTCCTTGGTCCAGAGTCT ACAATTGCAGAGAAGTTGGGTGTGGAGCGAGACAACAGGTCAAACTTCAAGGCCGATTATGGCCGCTTCTCAACTAATGTCAAAGGGGTGTTTGCAGCCGGTGATTGTCGCCGCGGTCAGTCCCTGGTGGTGTGGGCGATTTCAGAGGGACGGCAAGCGGCAGCACAGGTGGAAAACTACCTCATCAAAGAAGACCAAGACCACAGGAATCAAGATGGGCTTGTCAAGAGGCAGCAGGGCCTCAACATGAAGCAGCAGGGCAGCAACAAACACACAGTAATGACTTAG